The nucleotide window GTTTCATCTGTTCTTCAGTTGCACCATTATCCTGACGCAACTTTGGCTTCAATGTGTGCGGCTGCTAATGTTTTCTCAGCTATTCTTCTTATCTCTTCTATTCTATCCTGCCTGTCATAAACATCCTGCATAAGTCTATCAGTATCTTCTCGATGACAAACCTGGCAGGTTCTTGCAACATTGTTCAAAGGTGATTGTATGTGATGGTCTGTAAACTTAACCCCGCCTTCACTTTTGTATGGCATATGACAATCCGAACAGGAAACACCGCGCACTGCGTGAATACCAGTCATAAATAATTCAAAATCAGGATGCTGCGCTTTTAACATTGGGGCTCTGCTAAGTGCATGTGTCCAGTCAGAAAATTCAATTTCATCAAAGTATTCTTCCATATCATCTGCACTGAATCCTTTATCCCACGGGAAAGTCAAATACTTTTCTTCTTTTCCCTTAAAGTAATATTCAACGTGGCATTGTGCACAAACTAATGAACGCATTTCCTGTCTGCTAAAACTACTCATATCTTTTCCCTGTCTCTGATAAGCTTCAATTAGTGCTGGACGAGTAATTCTTAAGTTCATAGTTTTGGGATCATGGCAATCCTGACAACCAATCGGGTTAACTATTTCTGAACCTAAATCAATCCATTTTTTCTTATAAAAATTTGAAGCTCCTATCTCATGCATAACCCGCGGAACATCTGTGCTTTTGCAAGTCCAGCAAGTTGCCGGCATCGGACTATTTTCGTTATCTCCCGTTCGTAAAATATTTCGAATATCTTCTATTGCATGACCATGTCCCCTACCCTGATTATCCTCTTTTGAAAAAGCATAACCCGCCCACATCACAACAAGCTCGGTGTATTTTTCAAGATAATCTATTTTAACTGAGCCTCCATGTTTGCTTGCATAATCAGTCTTCAAAGTTTTAAGATATGATTCAAACTCGCGAGGATAATTTTCTCCCCATACTTCATTCCTTGGTTCCCAATCATTTATGGGTTTAACCATTTGCAAAACTGCGGATTCACTCCTTCTTTCCAAAATTGATGAAGCGAATAATCCAATTAAAAAAACTACAACTGCCGTTACAAAGAACAATATCCAGCCTAGCCATGGTTTGTTTTTTACTAATTCACTAATTGGTTTCATAACTTTATCCCGAATGATTTATTAATAATTAATTCTTTTTTATTTCAATTCTTTCTCTATCCACTCCGGCACAGGAGAAGTTAATGCAGGAACTCTTGCATACGGGGTTGATGATAAACTGTTAACTCTTCCATGCGGAATATCGCGATGGCAATCCCAGCAATATCCATCGCCATCCTCCTGTATTTTCTGATTGCTGATTGCTCTTACCGAAATCGGATGGATCATTTCAGAATGACAGCGAATACAATTTTGCTGAACTGCTTCTTTTCCTGCTTGCTTAATTTGTATTACCTGCGGCTCAAGTCTGAACGTAAACATAAATGAATGCCTAAGTCCATCAGAGGCTTTAAAGAAATATTTTTAAGAATGTTATCCTGCGGAACATGACAATCGTTGCAGACAGTAAATCTGCCGTGGTTGCTTCTCTCCCATGTAACATACTGCGGTGTCATCACATGGCAGTTTACACAAGCCTCCGGCTTATCAGATAAATATGAAGTTGCCCTGACTATATGCAATACAAAAAAAAACAATCCTGTTAAAATGCCAAGACTGAACAATACGGGGATTTTCCATTTGTGAGGAGGTTTAATTTTGTCAATTACTTTTTTCATAGTTAATCATTACTGGATTATGTTTTTGTTTTATAAGATTTACTATCTGGTCTGCTTATATCAAACTTTCTCATTATTGCAGCACCTCAAATCCTCACCTCTGATTGAAATGCTAAGTCCGGTAGAAAGGTTGCGTATGTACTCCTCTGATAACATAGAGATTGTTTATTCTTTATACTTAAGTTTTAAATCAACAATGTTAGTTATTTCTATTGCAGACGAATTTTTAACTCGTTTAATATCTGCTACGAGCTTATCACCTTTAGCAAATCCATATATTGTGTTATTAACCTTTTGAATAAAATTGATATCTACAATCTGCGCTAGTAGCCTTTCACCTCTATATCTAAATTCCCAATTTGAAAAATTATCAAAGTCAATTTTTAAGACTTCTATTTCAGCATTATTAATTACTTCATCTGTTGTATTAGTTAATTTCATTACTGGAATTTTTTCGTCTTCTATTCCACAAAACAATGACTCGTGATCTTTAGGAATATGATACCTGATAGGTTTACCTTTTACCTTGCTGACACCTTCTTCATTATTTAATAGACTTGATATTTTTTTAGAATTAATCTTATTACTCAAACTATTTGAAATTTCTTTTGCTGAGAGAGCCCCTTTAGCGTTCTTTAATAATTCTAATATTTCTTTTAATCCCGGAGGTACCTCCTTTTCAAGAGATTCCATAACAAGTTGTACTTTTGAAATTTCCGAACTATATGATTCTAATTGTCTTCCATCAAAATCTACTGGGATAGCGCCTAATTTTATCAATTCAAAATTAGAGTTATTCTCGTCAGAGTTAGGTTGTCGGACATAAATAACTCTACCCATCTTTAAACCTTTTCTAACTCCTTCCCAGGTCCCCCCTTTGTTACTTGATTGGGCAACATAAATATCTTTTGCAAGTCCATATATGATGGGGTTTCTTGCCATTGCGAGCCCTGTACTCCAAACAGAATTCGGATGGAAAGTGCTGAGTACTACTACATTTCCTTCAACAATTTGTTTATAATATTTATTCATACCCGAAGTAAAAGTTAGTATTCCTTGCGGAAGTACTATTATACTTCTACCAACATACTTTATAGCGCTGTCCAAGGCTTGCTGATCAACTCCTTTTGCAAATCCACTTACAACAACCTTGAAGTCCTTCGAAGCAAGTCTGGCAATATTATCAGTGAATTTCAATGATATCTCACTAGCATCTCACGATCCGACAATCGCTATTGAATTTTCTTCAAATATCTGTATATTGCCCTTAGTGTAAATAACGGGAGGTGAAAATTTAGTTTTAAGGTTTGCCTTTAAAATCTTTGGATAATTTTTAGAAGTAATAGGAATGACTTCAAATCCCTGTGATAATAAACTCTCAGCTAAAAAGGAATTACTTGCGAGATTCTTTTGGCTTCATTCAAATCATGGGTATCGCTTGAGCTGAGTTCAAAGTCAGTTTTCCATTTAGTTTCATCAAGATCAAAGAATTTTTCAAGATCAATATTCTTCAAATTAATTTTTATAATCAGTTTATTAATTTTTTCCGCTCCCCATCTTGGAAGATGGGCAAGTGTAATCCAATATGTTTGTTCTAAAAAGTCACTCATATATCTCCACCAACTGTTTTGGCAATTACTAATGGTGCTATTTTATTTGCACCGTTTTCTGATAAATATTTTCCAATTTCTTTAATTGTTGCACCACTATCAAAAATATCATCTATTAACAAGATGTTTCTACCGGAAATTATGCCCGGATTACTAACCGAAAAAACTCCGGCAACATTATCTTTTTTAAGTAACCCCGTCTGAAATATTTTTTGTGCTTTAGTAGTCCTTGTTTTTATCAAACCTTCAGAGAAAGTTAGTTTTAAGGTATCAGCTATTTTCTTAGCAAAATTTCTAACAAGATTTCCTGATTCAGTCGGCGGGACAAATAAACATAAATCAAATTTCGTATCACTTAAGTATTTACGAAATGCTTTTAAACATAGTTTCAATAAATAATCCGGATAATCGCCCCCCACCTTCATATTTACAACGGTGAATAACCTTTCCAACATTTGATACTCCATAATATGATGCGGCTACACCGTTAATTAATTTATTAGTTCTGTTCTCAACTTCCAAAATTGGGAAAAAGTTTCATAAAAATCAGTTAGTTTCTTTTTCAACACATCATTTTCTGATATTTTAATTTTTTTACCCAAGTCATTATCACATTTACCACAACTTTTACTGGAACGATCCCCCAAATAATCACAAAGAAAATTCATTCTACAGGTTTTAAGCTCTGTATAATCAACAATATCCTGGAGTTCCTTTTGCTTGAATTTTCTTAGTTCTTCGAAATATTTTGTATTGAGTGCCGGAGCATTGAATTTATATTCATACTTTTTACTCCTACCTGCCAAAACTCATTAATAATTCCTTGATCCCGCAAATCTGATAGAATTACTTTGACTTGAGTTTGCTTCATATTTGCGCTTTCTATAATGGCATGCAATCCAAGTCTTTGTGCCTTAACAATGTTTATTATTTTATCATATTTATCTAAAGAGGGTTTTGCTCCATCAATGAAAGAGTTTAGCAAATCTAAATCATCTTTGCGATTAAAAAATAAAATGACCCAGGCAGGTTCACCGTCTCTTCCCGCTCTACCAATTTCCTGATAATAATGAATTGGTGATTGAGGCATTTGTGTGTGCACAATAAAACGTAAATCAGGTTTGTCAATACCCATTCCCAATGCATTCGTAGAAACAACGCACTTGTAATCATTATGCATTAAACCAGTTTCAATTTCCTTCCGACTCTCTCCGTCCAAACCGGAATTATAATTAATGGATTTAATCTGTAAATATTCAAACCATCTTGAATATTGTTCAGTGCTAACTTTTGTACCGGTATAAATTATTCCCGTACCTGGTAGATTAGAGATGTTTTCTCCAAGCCAAATCATCTTTTCATCTTCGGAATTAACTTTAACAACTCTCAAATTAAAATTATTCCTTAATAAATTTCCCCTGATAGATGTTATATTTTTTCCAATCTGATTTTTTATATCTTCTTCAACTCTCGGTGTTGCGGTCGCAGTAGTAGCTAGAACAGGAAAATTTTAGGAAGTAAAGTAACAAGGTTAATTATTCTTCGGTAAGCAGGCCTAAAATCATGTCCCCAAACGCTAATGCAATGAGCTTCATCTATCACAACCATTGAAATATTAATCTTTGTTGCTGCTTCAATCCATTGTTGGTTTTCCTGTCTTTCTGGAGCAATGAAAAGAATCTTGTATTTACCAGTAATAGCATTTCTTATAATCTCATCATTTTTCATCATCGGTTTGGTTGCTATTAATTGAAGCTGTGGGAATATTTTGGATTCAATGAATTTAACTTGATCCTCATTAATGCAATAAGAGGTGAGAAAATAATTGTTGTACCTTTGAATTGAGTTGCCCGGTACTGATAGCAGAGAGATTTCCCAAAACCAGTTTTCTCGATTAACAATATTCTTTCACCGTTAAAGATTTTTTGAATTGTATTCCACTGATCATAAAAAATTTATTGAACCCAAAAATTTTTGATAACTTTGTTTCCTCTATACGCCTATCTAATTGCATAAGTTTCGGATAAGTTTGATGAAAAATTATTATTCACAACCAACTCAACACCACCAAATTATGGAAGGGAGAGTAATTTCTTAAAATTGACAATGTATAATTAACAATGCACATTGTATTCAAAAATTTCATTACAAATTAAAAAAAAGTATTGATTAACTCTAACAATTTTCCCTAATGATCTTCAGATAAACAAAAGACTAATCGGACGATCTATAGTCTAATCAAAGTCTAATCAATTTACCTCATTCAGCTGATCTCCTTACTATTAATAAATCCCCCTCACTGCCATCAACACCAATAAATCCCTGCACTTAATTGTACATTGTACATTGTTAATTGTAAATTCTTCATTGTACATTCTGAATTCTATATTCCTAATTGTTAATTGTTTATTGTTAATTGTAAATTCTTCATTTCTCAGTTGTCTCGCCCATCTCCGTCTCTATTTCCGTTGTAAATGGCTTAATCATACGCTATTCTTACGCTAATCATACGCTAAAAATACGCTGCTAATATATCCTTCTCTCGTATATATTGCTTTCTCGATTCGTTTAAGTATTCTATTAATATGCTTTTATTATGGCGATCGTAACAAAACGTATCCCTGATGACCTTCACAGTAATTTACTCTCCATTGTATGTAAATCAATGTCCCACTAACTTAAAATGGCTTTCTTCTAATTAAAATTTTTATCTGCCCGCTGTCATTAAATTAATTATGATGCCCACTTACACTTTTGATAATTAAATAATTCAGCAATTCAACAATTAAACAATTCAGCAATTAAACCCTCCGTACTATTTAAATAAATCTATTATCTTAACCCCCAAGAATTTTTTTCATAATAAAAAGAAAAGAATAATGCCAAATACAAATTTGAAGCGAACACTATCACTCACTGCCGCAATTATGGTTGTTGCCGGTTCAATGATTGGTTCGGGAATTTTCCGCAAGCCGGCAACTATGGCTGGTCAACTTCTTTCGCCGGAACTGCTGCTTCTCGTTTGGGTCGCCGCAGGGTTAATAACTTTTATGGGCGCACTCTCAAACGCCGAAGTCGCAGGGATGATAGATGCTACAGGCGGGCAGTATGTTTACTTCCAAAAAATGTACGGAAAGTTTTTTTCTTTTCTTTACGGCTGGTCTGTCATTGCCGTCATCCAATCCGGCAGTCAGGCAGCTATCGCTTATGTGTTTGGCGAGTATGTCGGTTATTTTATCCACTACCCTTCACTTTATGCCTTTTGTCGGAAATATTTTTCCCTTCAATGATATAGGACCAAAGTTCGTTGCAATACTAAGTATAATATTTTTAACAATTGTAAATTACATCGGAGTGATGTTCGGCGGAGTGGTTCAAACCGTAGTCACTTATATTAAAATCATTTCTATCGTTGCACTTGCATTACTGCTCCTCATATTTGGCTCGGGCAATCTTGCAAATCTTGTTACTGATTCTCAACTCTCGAACAACGGGCAAAACATTTTCATCATGATCGGACTCGCACTCTCTGGCGCGTTCTGGGCTTACGACGGCTGGAATAATGTTACATTCATTTCAGGTGAAATAAAAAATCCGCAAATAAACGTACCCAAAGCATTACTGACCGGAACTTTGATTGTAATGTTCACTTACGTTCTGATCAATGCAGCCTATCTGTACATTCTTCCGATAGATGAAATGAGTAATTCCCCCCTCGTTGCAGCAAGTGCTATAGAAAAACTTTTTGGTTCAGCCGGAGGTGCGATAATTTCAATTGCGGTTATCATATCAACGTTCGGCGCACTGAATGGAAGCTTACTTGCTTCAGCGCGTGTACCTTTTGCTATGGCGAGAGAAAAATTATTTTTCAAAAGACTCGGCGACATTCATCCTAAATATGCTACCCCCACGTTTCACTTGTCGTGCAGGAATCTGGTCGGCTGTGTTAGTGCTCTCCGGTTCATTCGATACTATTTCTGATTATGTGATTTTTGCAACATGGTTGTTTTATATGCTTGGCGCTTACGGTGTGATCGTTCTTCGTAAAAAAATGCCGGATGCAAATCGTCCGTACAAAGTTTGGGGATATCCTTACACAACTTTTCTATTCGTCATATTCGCTTTTGTCTTTCTTCTAAATAGTCTAATCTCAGATACAGAGAACGCTGCAATGGGATTAATATTAATTTTTTCAGGTGTTCCGTTTTATTTTTACTACAGAAAGAAATCAGATTAAGTTCAGGTTCAGGTTCAAGCTTAAAAGCTGAAGAATTATTTTCAATATTTTATTTATAAATAATCAGGGACTCACCAATGTCTAAAAAGTTTGTAATAATAGATGCGATGGCGCTTGCTT belongs to Ignavibacteriales bacterium and includes:
- a CDS encoding amino acid permease, which gives rise to MPNTNLKRTLSLTAAIMVVAGSMIGSGIFRKPATMAGQLLSPELLLLVWVAAGLITFMGALSNAEVAGMIDATGGQYVYFQKMYGKFFSFLYGWSVIAVIQSGSQAAIAYVFGEYVGYFIHYPSLYAFCRKYFSLQ
- a CDS encoding amino acid permease → MSVILSTTLHFMPFVGNIFPFNDIGPKFVAILSIIFLTIVNYIGVMFGGVVQTVVTYIKIISIVALALLLLIFGSGNLANLVTDSQLSNNGQNIFIMIGLALSGAFWAYDGWNNVTFISGEIKNPQINVPKALLTGTLIVMFTYVLINAAYLYILPIDEMSNSPLVAASAIEKLFGSAGGAIISIAVIISTFGALNGSLLASARVPFAMAREKLFFKRLGDIHPKYATPTFHLSCRNLVGCVSALRFIRYYF